A window of Haliscomenobacter hydrossis DSM 1100 contains these coding sequences:
- a CDS encoding M43 family zinc metalloprotease, with protein sequence MINRTLAIFLFLILCVQAITAQRNCATLDHWEYVVKKHSSTAQSRALIERHTQLYTQNPELRNENNIVIPVVINVVYQHANENISDEQILEQIRVLNEDFGRLNPDADGAWPQAANTDLQFQLANRAPDGTPTTGIRRRYTSYSNFSTYDDVKFAKSGGIDAWPTEHYLNIWVCNLEGDIMGYGQLPGGPAATDGVVIDFQFFGRYGHTQAPFDRGRTATHEVGHWLNLFHIWGDGDCTIDDMVADTPDSDEANHGCPKDAYSCGGKLMVQNFMDYTDDACMNLFTQGQARRMQALFATGGFRSGFLRSPGLMELAQMPDVNTCNDGRQNGDETGVDCGGSCEPCASKISCPAPASINQSNSTTKVTLRWEAVSASGYLAEIRQLKPNLSKWASVVTNSTSASVSGIRIGRTYEWRVRAICQEGDTSDVTGSVFITRNNGRILYDDQPAVYPNPSRGTFYFNPGSAEAPDGPLLFDAGGGDSKTIHSTTSFLLVKNIQGQLVKTHPLNETAQAGFQVDVPGLVAGMYFVHWIDAEGQPLSQAYKLILY encoded by the coding sequence ATGATTAACAGAACACTCGCAATCTTCCTGTTCCTGATCTTATGTGTTCAAGCCATCACAGCACAACGCAATTGCGCCACATTAGACCACTGGGAATACGTTGTAAAAAAGCATTCATCTACTGCACAAAGCCGGGCACTCATTGAAAGACATACCCAGCTTTATACCCAAAATCCGGAGTTACGAAATGAAAATAACATTGTGATTCCGGTAGTTATCAATGTTGTATACCAACATGCCAATGAAAACATCTCGGATGAACAAATCCTTGAACAAATCCGGGTGCTGAACGAAGATTTTGGCCGCTTGAATCCTGACGCCGATGGTGCCTGGCCACAAGCTGCCAATACGGACTTACAATTTCAGCTCGCCAATCGGGCTCCCGATGGAACACCGACTACGGGCATTCGTCGTAGGTATACTTCTTATTCCAATTTTTCTACCTACGATGACGTCAAGTTTGCCAAATCTGGTGGTATTGATGCCTGGCCGACCGAGCATTACCTCAACATTTGGGTCTGCAACCTGGAAGGGGACATCATGGGATACGGACAATTGCCGGGCGGACCCGCCGCTACGGATGGAGTCGTGATTGATTTTCAGTTTTTTGGCCGTTATGGACATACCCAGGCTCCGTTTGATCGGGGACGTACTGCCACCCATGAAGTGGGGCATTGGCTCAACCTCTTTCACATTTGGGGCGACGGAGATTGTACCATCGACGATATGGTGGCCGATACCCCGGATTCTGACGAGGCCAATCACGGTTGCCCCAAAGATGCCTATTCCTGTGGGGGTAAACTGATGGTGCAGAATTTTATGGACTACACCGATGACGCTTGTATGAATCTGTTCACGCAGGGACAAGCACGCCGCATGCAGGCTTTGTTTGCGACGGGAGGGTTTCGCAGCGGATTTTTACGATCTCCAGGATTGATGGAGCTTGCGCAGATGCCCGACGTCAATACGTGTAACGATGGTCGACAAAACGGGGATGAAACCGGCGTAGACTGTGGTGGATCTTGTGAACCTTGCGCCAGTAAAATCAGCTGTCCTGCACCAGCAAGCATCAACCAAAGCAATTCCACGACCAAAGTTACCCTGCGCTGGGAAGCTGTAAGTGCCTCCGGATACCTCGCTGAAATTCGCCAGCTCAAGCCTAATTTGAGCAAATGGGCAAGCGTAGTCACCAATAGTACCAGTGCCAGTGTGAGCGGAATTCGGATTGGCCGCACGTATGAATGGCGGGTGCGCGCCATTTGCCAGGAGGGAGATACCAGTGATGTAACGGGTAGTGTTTTTATTACCCGGAACAATGGACGCATTCTGTACGATGATCAACCTGCGGTTTACCCCAATCCGAGTCGTGGGACGTTCTATTTCAATCCTGGCTCAGCCGAGGCCCCAGATGGCCCCTTGCTATTCGATGCAGGAGGTGGAGACAGCAAAACAATTCATTCAACTACATCATTTCTACTAGTAAAAAATATCCAGGGGCAACTGGTAAAAACCCATCCACTGAATGAAACAGCACAAGCGGGTTTCCAGGTGGATGTACCAGGCTTAGTGGCGGGGATGTACTTCGTGCATTGGATCGATGCGGAAGGGCAGCCCTTAAGCCAAGCTTACAAACTTATTTTGTATTGA